The Gemmatimonadota bacterium genome has a segment encoding these proteins:
- the rlmN gene encoding 23S rRNA (adenine(2503)-C(2))-methyltransferase RlmN produces MTTEPTLLDLPPDAAAGRLRGWVAAEGLPTYRAAQIHRRLWVDPVATWAEATELPKALRERLTTAFPLPRLVAEVVQQSQDGTRKYLWTLPDGEKIESVLIPSAGRRTLCISSQAGCALGCTFCATGTMGLRRNLKTWEIAGQVREIVLANVEEKPTNIVFMGMGEPLVNWPAVDATLTILNSPEGFGIGARHITVSTVGIVPGMKALAARPEQFRLAISMHSPRGTDRIGIMPVEKKYPLKEVLEVAETFHKRITFEYVLIAGVNDRDDDAAVLAKHARKLGAHVNLLPLHPGGAPGLVPTAPARIREFRDFLVDNGIEAVVRRSRGLDIDAACGQLRVQMDKKKRADERVAAE; encoded by the coding sequence ATGACGACTGAGCCGACCCTGCTGGATCTCCCCCCCGATGCCGCGGCCGGACGGCTGCGCGGTTGGGTGGCCGCTGAGGGGCTGCCGACCTATCGCGCCGCCCAGATCCACCGCCGGCTCTGGGTCGATCCCGTCGCGACGTGGGCCGAGGCCACGGAACTCCCCAAGGCGCTTCGGGAGCGGCTGACCACGGCGTTCCCCCTGCCGAGGCTCGTGGCCGAGGTGGTGCAGCAGTCGCAGGACGGCACGCGGAAGTACCTCTGGACGCTGCCCGATGGCGAGAAGATCGAATCGGTGCTCATCCCGAGCGCCGGGCGGCGGACCCTCTGCATCTCCTCGCAGGCGGGGTGTGCGTTGGGCTGCACCTTCTGCGCGACCGGGACCATGGGGCTGCGCCGCAATCTGAAGACCTGGGAGATTGCCGGACAGGTCCGCGAGATCGTCCTGGCGAACGTCGAGGAGAAGCCGACCAACATCGTCTTCATGGGGATGGGAGAGCCGCTGGTGAACTGGCCGGCCGTCGACGCCACGTTGACGATCCTCAACTCACCGGAGGGCTTCGGCATCGGGGCGCGCCACATCACCGTCTCCACGGTGGGAATCGTGCCCGGCATGAAGGCGCTCGCGGCGCGGCCGGAGCAGTTCCGGCTCGCAATCTCGATGCACTCGCCACGCGGCACGGATCGCATCGGCATCATGCCGGTCGAGAAGAAGTACCCGCTGAAGGAGGTGCTCGAGGTGGCGGAGACCTTCCACAAGCGGATCACCTTCGAGTACGTGCTGATCGCCGGCGTCAACGATCGTGACGACGACGCCGCCGTGCTCGCGAAGCACGCACGAAAGCTCGGCGCACACGTCAACCTCTTGCCGCTGCACCCCGGCGGGGCGCCTGGCCTGGTACCGACGGCGCCGGCCCGCATCCGCGAGTTCCGCGACTTCCTGGTCGACAACGGGATCGAGGCGGTGGTGCGCCGCTCGCGTGGGCTCGACATCGACGCCGCCTGCGGGCAATTGCGAGTGCAGATGGACAAGAAGAAGCGGGCGGACGAGCGTGTCGCGGCCGAGTGA